In Calothrix sp. PCC 7507, one DNA window encodes the following:
- the corA gene encoding magnesium/cobalt transporter CorA, with protein MIKKLRRFSKLATKPSYTDEFYHHPGTMPGTIIIDADAPPPIIFLIDYNQTDFVRQQIATPEECIPYLDTESVSWVDVQGLGNQDILQRLGQVFDLHPLVLEDVVNVPERPKVEDYEDQLLFIARMVVPKERTCGFYSEQVSLILGKNYLLTVQEEPEHDCFEGVRTRIEKGRGIIKQQKADYLAYALLDAIIDGFFPVLELYGERIQELEEEVMLNPTRQTLQDIYKIRRELLQLRRAIWPQRDAINSLIRDSSVLIDQDVRIYLRDCYDHAVQVMDMVETYRELASGLMDVYLSSVSNKMNEIMKLLTIVSSIFIPLTFVAGIYGMNFNTEKSPYNMPELNWYWGYPICMGTMGAIAGCLLFFFWRRGWLENSVKIQKD; from the coding sequence ATGATCAAAAAACTGCGTCGCTTTTCCAAATTAGCAACTAAGCCATCATATACAGATGAGTTTTATCACCATCCTGGAACCATGCCAGGAACTATCATCATTGATGCCGATGCTCCACCACCAATAATTTTTCTGATTGACTACAACCAAACTGATTTTGTCCGTCAACAAATAGCAACCCCAGAAGAGTGTATTCCATATCTTGATACAGAGTCTGTTTCTTGGGTGGACGTACAAGGTTTAGGCAATCAAGATATCTTACAAAGATTAGGCCAAGTTTTTGATTTACATCCTCTAGTTTTAGAAGATGTTGTCAACGTGCCAGAACGTCCTAAAGTAGAAGATTATGAAGACCAACTATTATTTATTGCTCGTATGGTAGTACCAAAGGAACGAACATGTGGTTTTTATAGTGAGCAAGTGAGTTTAATTTTAGGAAAAAATTACTTGCTAACTGTGCAAGAAGAACCTGAACATGATTGTTTTGAAGGAGTCAGAACACGAATTGAAAAAGGCAGAGGCATCATTAAGCAGCAGAAAGCGGATTATTTAGCATATGCTCTGTTAGATGCAATTATTGATGGCTTTTTTCCAGTTCTAGAACTTTATGGAGAGCGAATTCAAGAGTTAGAAGAAGAAGTAATGCTCAATCCTACTCGACAAACCCTACAAGACATCTACAAAATTAGGCGAGAATTACTGCAACTGCGTCGTGCAATCTGGCCTCAAAGAGATGCGATTAATTCCTTAATTCGAGATAGCAGTGTCCTAATTGATCAGGATGTCAGAATCTACCTGCGAGACTGTTATGACCATGCAGTGCAAGTAATGGATATGGTGGAAACTTATCGAGAATTAGCCTCTGGTTTAATGGATGTTTACCTGTCGTCAGTCAGCAACAAAATGAATGAAATCATGAAACTGCTAACTATAGTTTCCTCGATATTTATTCCCCTAACTTTTGTGGCTGGAATATATGGCATGAATTTCAATACTGAAAAATCACCGTATAATATGCCTGAATTGAATTGGTATTGGGGCTATCCAATTTGCATGGGGACTATGGGAGCGATCGCAGGTTGTTTATTATTCTTTTTTTGGCGGCGGGGATGGCTGGAAAATTCGGTAAAAATTCAGAAAGATTAA